The proteins below come from a single Caulobacter flavus genomic window:
- a CDS encoding peptidylprolyl isomerase, whose amino-acid sequence MTGALDIHRLHAGVAEAGKVLALKGRHDQAMAKYREALRLAHGVRAPQIFARHYLHCVLESLERTGAHEQAAILAGEAASSAATELGDGTPSDFQRRDRACLLERKGVNELKAGDVAAARESLTAAVALDEALPLSRSLLTWTARGLGVPAGRLSEAQRVHGYWTVRADTVDSARACESPVGPKEPRIKEPMNG is encoded by the coding sequence ATGACCGGCGCGCTCGACATCCATCGCCTGCACGCCGGCGTCGCCGAGGCCGGCAAGGTGCTGGCGCTGAAGGGCCGCCACGACCAGGCCATGGCCAAGTATCGCGAAGCCCTGCGACTGGCGCACGGCGTGCGCGCGCCGCAGATCTTCGCCCGCCACTACCTGCACTGCGTGCTGGAGAGCCTCGAGCGCACCGGCGCCCACGAGCAGGCCGCCATCCTGGCCGGCGAGGCCGCCAGCAGCGCCGCGACGGAACTGGGCGACGGAACGCCCAGCGACTTCCAGCGCCGGGACCGCGCCTGCCTGCTGGAACGCAAGGGCGTCAACGAACTCAAGGCCGGCGACGTGGCCGCCGCCCGCGAAAGCCTGACGGCCGCCGTCGCCCTCGACGAGGCCCTGCCCCTTTCCCGCAGCCTCCTGACCTGGACCGCCCGCGGCCTCGGCGTTCCCGCCGGCCGGCTGTCCGAAGCCCAGCGCGTGCACGGCTACTGGACCGTGCGCGCCGACACCGTCGACAGCGCACGCGCCTGTGAATCCCCAGTGGGACCCAAGGAGCCGCGGATCAAGGAGCCGATGAATGGCTGA
- a CDS encoding MFS transporter translates to MSGPAAGRSRLFLAGYGLANAGAFVSFIPFLTLLAPLKAAEVAPHARDLTLSQISIVGAITAALAHIAFGALSDATRSRLGRRRPWILGGWAATALGLALVGLAQTPWQMLGAVVLLQLAVNALYAPLAAVLPDLVPDHQKGAAAAWAGLALPASKLFTALVVGALLVSATSRYAAVVAATALLVLPFALTLREPPAPARAPLAWPSLRLTAFRDGRFQRVFASRLLVETAVALHTLYLFFYLKDRGDLASRLPGVTPEAAFGLLLTASTLGMLAAGAASGPLSDRLGRRPMVIAGAVLIACGVALLLLVPQWPGPLVAQVVFGIGHGVYSTSNLALVAEVLPDSARNGRDLGLMNVAVAASQALGPLLGIAVASSGGDLRGVFAAAVLAALAGAGALLARR, encoded by the coding sequence GTGTCCGGACCCGCAGCGGGGCGGTCGCGACTTTTCCTCGCGGGTTACGGCCTGGCCAACGCCGGGGCCTTCGTCTCCTTCATCCCGTTCCTGACCCTGCTGGCGCCGCTGAAGGCGGCCGAGGTGGCGCCGCACGCCCGCGACCTGACGCTGAGCCAGATCTCGATCGTCGGCGCGATCACCGCAGCTCTCGCCCACATCGCCTTCGGCGCGCTCAGCGACGCCACGCGCAGCCGCTTAGGCCGGCGGCGGCCCTGGATTCTCGGGGGCTGGGCCGCCACGGCTCTGGGCCTGGCGCTGGTCGGGCTGGCCCAGACCCCCTGGCAGATGCTGGGCGCTGTGGTTCTGCTGCAACTGGCGGTCAACGCCCTCTACGCGCCGCTGGCCGCGGTGCTGCCCGACCTGGTTCCCGACCACCAGAAGGGCGCGGCGGCGGCCTGGGCGGGCCTGGCCCTCCCCGCCTCCAAGCTGTTCACGGCGCTGGTCGTGGGCGCCCTGCTGGTCTCGGCGACGAGCCGCTACGCCGCGGTCGTGGCCGCGACGGCCCTGCTCGTCCTGCCCTTCGCCCTGACCTTGCGCGAACCGCCCGCGCCGGCCCGCGCGCCCCTCGCCTGGCCCAGCCTGCGGCTGACCGCCTTCCGGGACGGGCGGTTCCAGAGGGTGTTCGCCTCGCGCCTGCTGGTCGAGACCGCCGTGGCCCTGCACACGCTGTACCTGTTCTTCTACCTCAAGGATCGAGGCGACCTGGCCAGCCGCCTGCCCGGCGTGACGCCCGAGGCGGCCTTCGGCCTGCTGCTGACGGCCTCGACCCTGGGCATGCTGGCGGCCGGCGCGGCCAGCGGCCCGCTGTCCGATCGACTGGGGCGGCGGCCCATGGTCATCGCGGGCGCGGTGCTGATCGCCTGCGGCGTGGCGCTGCTGCTGCTGGTTCCGCAATGGCCCGGCCCGCTGGTCGCCCAGGTCGTCTTCGGGATCGGCCACGGCGTCTACTCGACCAGCAACCTGGCCCTCGTGGCCGAGGTGCTGCCCGACAGCGCCCGCAACGGCCGCGACCTGGGACTGATGAACGTAGCGGTGGCCGCTTCCCAGGCGCTGGGCCCTCTGCTCGGCATCGCCGTGGCGTCGTCCGGCGGCGACCTGCGCGGGGTGTTCGCCGCGGCCGTCCTGGCCGCCCTGGCCGGCGCGGGGGCCTTGCTGGCAAGGCGCTAG
- a CDS encoding LacI family DNA-binding transcriptional regulator encodes MTARRPTIDDVARLSGVARTTVSRVLNDGPNVRDEVRARVLEAVKALDYKVNPQARSLAGGGSRLLGLVFASDLESEPNSFYHSALELGALRGCLELGYQLVTRHIPLQSADREQQVYDLIATQRCEGLIFTPPYSDDGALIAEVLRRGCKVVSISPGGAGRGLADGVGMDDEAGGYDIARRLIDLGHRRFAFMGGIEGHLSADRRLDGLMRALSEAGLGQADLIQVRGDFTFRSGVELTPRLLDDPLHPTALVCANDDMAAGALSVVHGRGVKVPQDLSVTGFDDTPVSAIVWPPLTTVHQPLKDMGRRAVALLASRLTGGRAEAEPEFDCLDHAVVERGTAASAP; translated from the coding sequence TTGACGGCAAGACGGCCCACCATCGACGACGTCGCACGCCTTTCGGGCGTCGCGCGGACGACGGTATCGCGGGTGCTCAACGACGGCCCCAATGTCCGCGACGAGGTGCGGGCGCGGGTTCTGGAGGCCGTCAAGGCGCTGGACTACAAGGTCAATCCGCAGGCCCGGTCGCTGGCCGGCGGCGGCAGCCGTCTGCTGGGCCTGGTGTTCGCCTCCGACCTCGAGAGCGAGCCCAACTCGTTCTACCACTCGGCCCTGGAGCTGGGCGCGCTGCGCGGCTGCCTGGAGCTGGGCTACCAGCTGGTCACCCGCCACATCCCGCTGCAGAGCGCCGACCGCGAGCAGCAGGTCTACGACCTGATCGCCACCCAGCGCTGCGAGGGACTGATCTTCACGCCGCCCTATTCCGACGACGGGGCGCTGATCGCCGAAGTGCTGCGGCGCGGCTGCAAGGTGGTGTCGATCTCGCCGGGCGGGGCGGGCAGGGGCCTCGCCGACGGCGTCGGCATGGACGACGAGGCCGGCGGCTACGACATCGCCCGCCGGCTGATCGACCTGGGCCATCGCCGATTCGCCTTCATGGGCGGGATCGAGGGCCACTTGTCGGCCGATCGGCGCCTGGACGGCCTGATGCGGGCCCTCTCGGAAGCGGGTCTCGGCCAGGCCGACCTGATCCAGGTGCGCGGCGACTTCACCTTCCGGTCGGGGGTGGAGCTGACGCCGCGCCTGCTGGACGATCCGCTGCACCCGACGGCCCTGGTCTGCGCCAACGACGACATGGCGGCCGGCGCGCTTTCGGTGGTCCACGGCCGCGGCGTGAAAGTGCCCCAGGACCTTTCGGTGACAGGCTTCGACGACACGCCGGTGTCGGCGATCGTCTGGCCGCCGCTGACCACCGTGCACCAGCCGCTGAAGGACATGGGCCGTCGCGCCGTGGCCCTGCTGGCCAGCCGTCTGACGGGCGGCCGGGCAGAGGCCGAACCGGAGTTCGACTGCCTCGACCACGCGGTGGTCGAACGGGGCACGGCCGCCTCCGCTCCCTGA
- a CDS encoding TonB-dependent receptor — translation MIHHAHSAAFKRAACASAGALALLAGAVQAQAQEAAAAPQGDTAVDEVVVTGYRRSLQASAEIKRREVGVVEAVSAEDIGKLPDVSIAESLARLPGLTGQRVNGRVQVISIRGLSPDFSTTLLNGRQQVSAGDNRAAEFDQYPSELLNSVVVYKTSNAALIGQGLSGTVDMRTVRPLDQKGRVMTLNARREISDLDKANPDGSKSGYRFSASYIDQFADGTIGVALGYAHLDSPTQVQQYKAWYWEQPAQFTGANAGAYSLGGQEIFATNRDQVRDGYMGVLEWRPNDRLHSTLDLFYSTFDQKEVRRGMQWFSSPSTPDATVFLNPGFTKVGNSLINTSGTATNVTPIVRNDRNTRKDEQFALGWNTSYVSGATTYTADIGYSKVERREQILETYAGYGPIRTFDNIGYDLTFNGVGKYTTGLDYADASRMQLGDPAAWGGWGHDGAIRFPEVEDRMFTGDFRIDHDVSETRLGGFLSSIQAGINYADRKKDKTVSDNDLFLKNGRAPTTVASQYLLAPASLSFAGIDQVLAINLQKALPVYYDIVPIGNADDYNKDWKIQERLTTAYLMAKIDTHVGALPIKGDIGLQYISTKQESTGYTVSGGTAQAPSLVTVEDTYDELLPSLNLTAEPVENLYVRFGVAKTSARPRLDDMRASITAGVDALTFRWSGSGGNPYLKPWKATAFDLSVEKYFAPGTYVAVAGYYKDLETYIYNKSVDYDFSNVPNTGTVTPISNIGLLTRPENGEGGKLYGYEISGAVDFGLITPWLKGFGFVGSMSHIKTDIQPDGPGSSNALPGLSGDVYNVTGYYERAGFSARISKRHRSAFRGEVVQLFAYRGFTQVLADEQVDAQIGYEFQSGPLQGLSAVFQVNNLDNSPYRTRTGVLSDGTMLPETNDQYGRQYIFGLNYKF, via the coding sequence TTGATCCATCACGCCCATTCGGCCGCCTTCAAGCGCGCGGCCTGCGCTTCCGCCGGGGCGCTGGCCCTGCTGGCCGGCGCCGTTCAGGCCCAGGCGCAGGAGGCCGCCGCCGCGCCGCAGGGCGACACCGCCGTCGACGAGGTGGTGGTCACCGGCTATCGCCGCAGTCTGCAGGCTTCCGCCGAGATCAAGCGCCGCGAGGTCGGCGTGGTCGAGGCCGTGTCGGCCGAGGACATCGGCAAGCTGCCCGACGTGTCGATCGCCGAGTCCCTGGCGCGTCTGCCGGGCCTGACCGGCCAGCGCGTCAACGGCCGGGTGCAGGTGATCTCGATCCGCGGCCTGTCGCCGGACTTCTCGACCACCCTTCTGAACGGCCGCCAGCAGGTCAGCGCCGGCGACAACCGCGCCGCCGAGTTCGACCAATATCCGTCCGAACTGCTCAACAGCGTCGTGGTCTACAAGACCTCGAACGCCGCCCTGATCGGCCAGGGCCTGTCGGGCACGGTGGACATGCGCACCGTCCGTCCGCTGGACCAGAAGGGCCGGGTGATGACGCTGAACGCCCGCCGCGAGATCAGCGACCTCGACAAGGCCAATCCGGACGGCTCGAAGTCGGGCTACCGCTTCAGCGCCTCCTACATCGACCAGTTCGCCGACGGCACGATCGGCGTGGCGCTCGGCTACGCCCACCTCGACAGCCCCACCCAGGTCCAGCAGTACAAGGCCTGGTACTGGGAGCAGCCGGCCCAGTTCACCGGCGCCAACGCCGGCGCCTACAGCCTGGGCGGCCAGGAGATCTTCGCCACCAACCGCGACCAGGTGCGCGACGGCTACATGGGCGTGCTGGAATGGCGCCCCAACGACAGGCTGCACTCGACGCTGGACCTGTTCTACTCGACCTTCGACCAGAAGGAGGTCCGCCGCGGCATGCAGTGGTTCTCCAGCCCCAGCACGCCCGACGCCACGGTGTTCCTGAACCCGGGCTTCACCAAGGTCGGCAATTCGCTGATCAACACCTCGGGCACGGCGACCAACGTCACCCCGATCGTCCGTAACGACCGCAACACCCGCAAGGACGAGCAGTTCGCGCTGGGCTGGAACACCTCGTACGTCTCGGGCGCGACCACCTACACCGCCGACATCGGCTATTCGAAGGTCGAGCGCCGCGAGCAGATCCTCGAGACCTACGCCGGCTACGGCCCGATCCGCACCTTCGACAATATCGGCTACGACCTGACCTTCAACGGCGTGGGCAAGTACACGACCGGCCTGGACTACGCCGACGCGAGCCGCATGCAGCTGGGCGATCCGGCGGCCTGGGGCGGCTGGGGCCACGACGGCGCCATCCGCTTCCCCGAAGTCGAGGACCGGATGTTCACCGGCGACTTCCGCATCGACCACGACGTCTCGGAGACCCGCCTGGGCGGCTTCCTCAGCAGCATCCAGGCCGGGATCAACTACGCCGACCGCAAGAAGGACAAGACGGTCTCGGACAACGACCTGTTCCTGAAGAACGGCCGCGCCCCGACCACCGTGGCCTCGCAGTACCTGCTGGCGCCGGCCTCGCTGTCGTTCGCGGGCATCGACCAGGTGCTGGCGATCAACCTGCAGAAGGCGCTGCCGGTCTATTACGACATCGTCCCGATCGGCAACGCCGACGACTACAACAAGGACTGGAAGATCCAGGAGCGCCTGACCACGGCCTACCTGATGGCCAAGATCGACACCCATGTCGGCGCGCTGCCGATCAAGGGCGACATCGGCCTGCAGTACATCTCCACCAAGCAGGAATCGACGGGCTACACCGTCAGCGGCGGCACGGCCCAGGCCCCCAGCCTGGTCACTGTCGAGGACACCTACGACGAGCTGCTGCCGAGCCTGAACCTGACGGCCGAGCCGGTCGAGAACCTCTATGTCCGCTTTGGGGTGGCCAAGACCTCGGCCCGTCCGCGCCTGGACGACATGCGCGCCAGCATCACCGCCGGCGTCGACGCCCTGACCTTCCGCTGGAGCGGCTCGGGCGGCAATCCGTACCTGAAGCCGTGGAAGGCGACGGCCTTCGACCTGTCGGTCGAGAAGTACTTCGCGCCGGGGACCTACGTGGCCGTCGCCGGCTACTACAAGGACCTGGAGACCTACATCTACAACAAGTCGGTCGACTACGACTTCTCCAACGTGCCCAACACCGGCACGGTCACGCCGATCAGCAACATCGGCCTGCTGACGCGTCCGGAGAACGGGGAGGGCGGCAAGCTCTACGGCTACGAGATCTCGGGCGCGGTCGACTTCGGCCTGATCACGCCGTGGCTGAAGGGCTTCGGCTTCGTCGGCAGCATGTCGCACATCAAGACCGACATCCAGCCGGACGGCCCGGGCTCGAGCAACGCCCTGCCGGGCTTGTCGGGCGACGTCTACAACGTCACCGGCTACTACGAGCGGGCGGGCTTCTCGGCCCGGATCAGCAAGCGCCACCGCTCGGCTTTCCGCGGCGAGGTGGTGCAGTTGTTCGCCTATCGCGGCTTCACCCAGGTGCTGGCCGACGAGCAGGTCGACGCCCAGATCGGCTACGAGTTCCAGAGCGGACCGCTGCAGGGCCTTTCGGCCGTGTTCCAGGTCAACAACCTCGACAACAGTCCCTACCGCACCCGCACGGGCGTGCTCTCGGACGGCACCATGCTGCCCGAGACCAACGACCAGTACGGCCGGCAGTACATCTTCGGTCTGAACTACAAGTTCTGA
- a CDS encoding beta-glucosidase — protein sequence MTTAAQPSSALRILRRTSAAVALLALLPAASLAQTMPAKDSAPLAARAGDPVWARADALVKQMTLDEKITYLHGLFPPNTKPAPADMIPSAGYVPGVPRLKIPTLRESDASLGVANQVEQRKGDTATALPSGLALAATFEPKLAYESGAMIGAEARAKTFNVLLAGGVNLTRDPWAGRNFEYLGEDPLLAGEMAGASIRGVQSNHIVSTIKHFAINAQETGRHVMDARIGEADLRESDLLAFQIAIEKGQPASVMCAYNKINGDWGCENDFLLNKVLKRDWNYPGWVMSDWGAVHSTTKAALAGLDQQSGQELDKQIYFGDDLKAAVAKGEVSQARVDDMVRRILYGVIATGLIDNPTPASAQPIDYAANAKVAQSLAERGAVLLKNDRGLLPLAKSAKKIVLVGAHADVGVLSGGGSSQVRSVGGAPVEIPLNGGEAASFVRVTWHASSPLRAIKAAYPNAEVTYVDGKDPAAAAAAARDADLAIVFAWHWQTEAQDAPSIALPENQDALIDAVAGANRNSLVVLETGGPVLMPWLDRVGGVLQAWYPGQRGGEAIAGILSGAVNPSGRLPMTFPKTEDQAPRASAPGYAEQSAIDDARRAGKEAGPIKGFPVEYREGAAVGYRWFAQQKLPPLYPFGYGLSYTTFGYENLKVEDGDTLKVSFDVTNTGKVAGADAPQLYVTAGKRKPMVRLAGFQKVDLQPGETRRVTLSVDPRVLADYDTAKPGWTLPAGSYPLYVGAHAGDPALTGSAKLKAWSRKP from the coding sequence ATGACGACCGCCGCCCAGCCTTCATCCGCCCTGCGGATCCTGCGCCGGACCTCCGCCGCCGTGGCGCTGCTGGCCCTGCTGCCGGCCGCGAGTCTGGCCCAGACCATGCCCGCGAAAGACAGCGCGCCGCTGGCCGCGCGGGCCGGCGACCCGGTCTGGGCGCGCGCCGACGCGCTGGTGAAGCAGATGACGCTCGACGAGAAGATCACCTATCTGCACGGTCTCTTCCCGCCCAACACCAAGCCGGCCCCGGCCGACATGATCCCCTCGGCCGGCTACGTGCCGGGCGTGCCGCGCCTGAAGATCCCGACCCTGCGCGAAAGCGACGCCAGCCTGGGCGTCGCCAACCAGGTCGAGCAGCGCAAGGGCGACACCGCCACGGCCCTGCCGTCGGGCCTGGCCCTGGCCGCCACCTTCGAGCCGAAACTGGCCTACGAGTCCGGCGCGATGATCGGCGCCGAAGCCCGCGCCAAGACCTTCAACGTGCTGCTGGCCGGCGGCGTCAACCTGACCCGCGATCCCTGGGCCGGCCGTAACTTCGAATATCTGGGCGAGGATCCGCTGCTGGCCGGCGAGATGGCCGGGGCGTCGATCCGCGGCGTTCAGAGCAACCACATCGTCTCGACCATCAAGCACTTCGCCATCAACGCGCAGGAGACCGGCCGCCACGTGATGGACGCCCGCATCGGCGAGGCCGACCTGCGGGAAAGCGACCTGCTGGCCTTCCAGATCGCCATCGAGAAGGGCCAGCCGGCCTCGGTGATGTGCGCCTACAACAAGATCAACGGCGACTGGGGCTGCGAGAACGACTTCCTGCTCAACAAGGTGCTCAAGCGCGACTGGAACTATCCGGGCTGGGTGATGTCGGACTGGGGCGCGGTGCACAGCACCACCAAGGCCGCTCTGGCGGGCCTGGACCAGCAGTCGGGCCAGGAACTCGACAAGCAGATCTACTTCGGCGACGACCTGAAGGCCGCCGTGGCCAAGGGCGAGGTCAGCCAGGCTCGCGTGGACGACATGGTCCGCCGCATCCTCTACGGCGTCATCGCCACCGGCCTGATCGACAACCCAACACCGGCCAGCGCCCAGCCGATCGACTACGCGGCCAACGCCAAGGTCGCCCAGTCCCTGGCCGAGCGCGGCGCGGTGCTGCTGAAGAACGACCGGGGCTTGCTGCCGCTGGCCAAGAGCGCGAAGAAGATCGTGCTGGTCGGCGCCCATGCCGACGTCGGCGTGCTGTCGGGCGGCGGTTCCTCGCAGGTGCGTTCGGTCGGCGGCGCGCCGGTCGAGATCCCGCTGAACGGCGGCGAGGCGGCCTCGTTCGTCCGCGTCACCTGGCACGCCTCCTCGCCGCTGCGGGCGATCAAGGCGGCCTATCCGAACGCCGAGGTGACCTATGTCGACGGCAAGGACCCGGCCGCCGCGGCGGCCGCCGCGCGCGACGCCGACCTCGCCATCGTCTTCGCCTGGCACTGGCAGACCGAGGCGCAGGACGCGCCTTCGATCGCCTTGCCCGAGAACCAGGACGCCCTGATCGACGCCGTGGCCGGCGCCAACAGGAATTCGCTGGTGGTGCTGGAGACCGGCGGCCCGGTGCTGATGCCGTGGCTGGACCGGGTCGGCGGCGTGCTGCAGGCCTGGTATCCGGGCCAGCGGGGCGGCGAGGCCATCGCCGGCATCCTCAGCGGGGCGGTCAATCCGTCGGGCCGCCTGCCGATGACCTTCCCCAAGACCGAGGACCAGGCGCCCCGCGCTTCCGCCCCCGGCTACGCCGAGCAGTCCGCCATCGACGACGCCCGCCGGGCCGGCAAGGAAGCCGGGCCGATCAAGGGCTTCCCGGTCGAGTACCGCGAGGGCGCGGCCGTCGGCTACCGCTGGTTCGCCCAGCAGAAGCTGCCGCCGCTGTATCCGTTCGGCTATGGCCTGTCGTACACGACCTTCGGCTACGAGAACCTCAAGGTCGAGGACGGTGATACGCTGAAGGTCAGCTTCGACGTCACCAACACAGGCAAGGTCGCCGGCGCCGACGCCCCGCAGCTCTACGTCACCGCCGGCAAGCGCAAGCCGATGGTGCGCCTGGCAGGCTTCCAGAAGGTCGACCTGCAGCCGGGCGAGACTCGCCGGGTGACCCTCAGCGTCGATCCGCGCGTGCTGGCCGACTACGACACGGCCAAGCCGGGCTGGACCCTGCCGGCCGGTTCGTATCCGCTCTACGTCGGCGCCCATGCGGGCGATCCGGCCCTGACCGGGTCGGCCAAGCTGAAGGCCTGGAGCCGCAAGCCGTGA
- a CDS encoding glycoside hydrolase family 30 protein, which yields MRLALISTAAVLALGGCASIPQAPERAARAWVTTGDKSQLLAEQAPLSALAAAEGADLPVVAVDVAQRDQSIVGFGASITDASAWLIQTRLSPAQRQALLSELFGRGEGGLGFSFTRVTIGASDFSLDHYSLDDAPGGAADPELAHFSTARPEQYVFPTVRAALKINPDLKVMASPWSAPAWMKTTGSLVKGQLKPDAYPAYAEFFARYVKAAKAQGVPTDYLSIQNEPDFEPENYPGMRWPAVDRARFFGRNLGPVFARERIATKVLDWDHNWDQPQQPLAVLADAKAKAFVSGVAWHCYAGDVTAQDEVRKAHPDKDVFFTECSGGQWAAKFDESFLWMMDKLIVGSTRGGARGVLMWNLALDEKYGPHAGGCGDCRGVVTIDQATGAVERNQEYYAFGHASRFVRPGAVRVGSPAEVAGLKTVAFVNPDGGRALIVLNQTAQDRDFAIVDGDRRLRGRLPARSAGTFIW from the coding sequence ATGCGTCTGGCCCTGATCTCGACGGCCGCCGTCCTGGCCCTGGGGGGCTGCGCCAGCATTCCCCAGGCGCCCGAGCGCGCGGCCCGCGCCTGGGTGACCACGGGCGACAAGAGCCAGTTGCTGGCCGAGCAGGCTCCGCTCTCCGCCCTGGCGGCGGCCGAGGGCGCGGACCTGCCCGTCGTCGCCGTCGATGTCGCCCAGCGCGACCAGTCGATCGTCGGCTTCGGCGCCTCGATCACCGACGCCTCGGCCTGGCTGATCCAGACCAGGCTGTCGCCGGCCCAGCGCCAGGCTTTGCTGTCGGAACTGTTCGGGCGCGGGGAGGGCGGTCTCGGCTTCAGCTTTACCCGCGTGACCATCGGCGCCTCGGACTTCTCGCTCGACCACTACAGCCTGGACGACGCGCCGGGCGGGGCGGCCGACCCGGAGCTTGCGCACTTCTCGACGGCGCGGCCGGAGCAGTACGTGTTCCCGACCGTGCGCGCGGCGCTGAAGATCAATCCGGACCTGAAGGTCATGGCCTCGCCCTGGAGCGCGCCGGCCTGGATGAAGACCACCGGCTCGCTGGTGAAGGGCCAGCTGAAGCCCGACGCCTATCCGGCCTATGCCGAGTTCTTCGCCAGATACGTGAAGGCCGCCAAGGCCCAGGGCGTGCCGACCGACTATCTCAGCATCCAGAACGAGCCGGACTTCGAGCCCGAGAACTATCCGGGCATGCGCTGGCCGGCCGTCGACCGGGCGCGGTTCTTCGGCCGGAATCTCGGCCCGGTCTTCGCCCGCGAGCGGATCGCGACCAAGGTGCTGGACTGGGACCACAACTGGGACCAGCCGCAGCAGCCGCTGGCCGTGCTGGCCGACGCCAAGGCCAAAGCCTTCGTCTCGGGCGTGGCCTGGCACTGCTACGCCGGCGACGTCACCGCCCAGGACGAGGTGCGCAAGGCCCATCCCGACAAGGACGTGTTCTTCACCGAATGCTCGGGCGGCCAGTGGGCGGCCAAGTTCGACGAGAGCTTCCTTTGGATGATGGACAAGCTGATCGTCGGCTCCACCCGCGGCGGCGCCCGGGGCGTGCTGATGTGGAACCTGGCGCTCGACGAGAAGTACGGCCCCCACGCCGGCGGCTGCGGCGACTGCCGGGGCGTGGTGACCATCGACCAGGCCACCGGCGCGGTCGAGCGGAACCAGGAATACTACGCCTTCGGCCATGCCAGCCGCTTCGTGCGGCCAGGCGCGGTGCGGGTCGGCTCGCCGGCCGAGGTGGCGGGTCTCAAGACCGTCGCCTTCGTCAATCCCGACGGCGGCCGGGCGCTGATCGTCCTGAACCAGACCGCGCAGGACAGGGACTTCGCCATCGTCGACGGCGACCGGCGCCTGCGGGGCAGGCTACCGGCGCGGTCGGCGGGCACGTTCATCTGGTGA
- a CDS encoding RNA polymerase sigma factor, with translation MTDLASLRAQRDELYHFIVRRTRDPAAADDLVQETFARLLTYEKARTVADRAALGYRIALNLVRDHFRSRKRRPTEMLDEEIPCQAPAPEQILMHRQKVEVFGKVLDAMPPLRRDVFIRRRLHGQSTREIADALAMNEAAVEKHVVRALEQLHREMTKAERRVVGGRR, from the coding sequence ATGACCGACCTGGCGTCCCTGCGCGCCCAGCGCGACGAGCTCTATCACTTCATCGTTCGCCGCACCCGTGATCCGGCCGCCGCCGACGACCTGGTGCAGGAAACCTTCGCGCGCCTGCTGACCTACGAGAAGGCGCGCACCGTCGCCGACCGGGCGGCGCTCGGCTATCGCATCGCCCTCAACCTCGTCCGCGATCATTTCCGCAGCCGCAAGCGGCGGCCGACCGAGATGCTGGACGAGGAAATCCCCTGCCAAGCCCCGGCGCCGGAGCAGATCCTCATGCATCGCCAGAAGGTCGAGGTGTTCGGCAAGGTGCTGGACGCCATGCCGCCGCTGCGCCGCGACGTGTTCATCCGTCGACGGCTTCATGGTCAGTCGACGCGGGAGATCGCCGACGCCCTGGCCATGAACGAGGCGGCCGTCGAGAAGCACGTGGTGCGGGCGCTGGAGCAGCTGCACCGCGAGATGACCAAGGCCGAGCGCCGTGTCGTCGGAGGCCGCCGATGA
- a CDS encoding FecR family protein encodes MSRARRTAALWAARRMDPAFHDEAGFEAWKSDDPANAEAFDQVWGVNQDSALTEAMKLSEQRRSATRGRAGPIAALAGGVLACGLAVALAWPQLQLMTVAPTAFETARGEHRAVVLQDGTKVMLDGDTRLEVRLGAGRREVALSRGEAFFDVAHDEARPFTVRTVAGSARVLGTAFDLELSDERGPERLELSVHRGRVRLAPDGLIRRTADLTVGQRAFATEGRLSKVGAFDPAADDWRSGWLETDGVTLGRLVERLNRASARRIVIADADLARQRVAGRFRLDEPAALVRNLALVHGFEVREGQGGLVISR; translated from the coding sequence ATGAGCCGCGCCCGCCGCACCGCCGCCCTCTGGGCCGCCCGCCGCATGGATCCGGCCTTCCACGACGAGGCCGGCTTCGAGGCCTGGAAGTCGGACGATCCGGCCAACGCCGAGGCCTTCGACCAGGTCTGGGGCGTCAACCAGGACTCGGCGCTGACCGAGGCCATGAAGCTCAGCGAGCAGCGCCGCTCGGCCACGCGCGGCCGGGCCGGACCGATCGCCGCCCTGGCCGGCGGCGTGCTGGCCTGCGGCCTCGCCGTGGCGCTGGCCTGGCCCCAGCTCCAGCTGATGACCGTGGCGCCGACGGCGTTCGAGACGGCGCGCGGCGAGCACCGCGCCGTCGTCCTGCAGGACGGCACCAAGGTCATGCTCGACGGTGACACCCGACTGGAGGTGCGACTGGGGGCGGGGCGTCGCGAAGTGGCGCTCAGCCGGGGCGAGGCGTTCTTCGACGTCGCGCACGACGAAGCCCGGCCGTTCACCGTCAGAACCGTCGCCGGCTCGGCCCGGGTGCTGGGCACGGCCTTCGACCTGGAGCTCAGCGACGAACGCGGCCCCGAGCGACTGGAGCTGTCGGTGCATCGCGGCCGCGTGCGCCTGGCGCCCGACGGCCTGATCCGCCGGACGGCCGACCTGACCGTCGGCCAGCGGGCCTTCGCGACGGAAGGGCGGCTGTCGAAGGTGGGCGCCTTCGATCCCGCCGCCGACGACTGGCGCTCGGGCTGGCTGGAGACCGACGGCGTCACGCTGGGGCGGCTGGTCGAACGGCTGAACCGCGCCTCGGCCCGCCGCATCGTCATCGCCGACGCTGATCTCGCCCGTCAGCGCGTGGCCGGTCGCTTCCGCCTCGACGAGCCGGCGGCCCTCGTCCGCAACCTCGCCTTGGTTCACGGCTTCGAGGTGCGCGAGGGGCAGGGCGGACTGGTGATCAGCCGGTGA